One region of Streptomyces sp. NBC_00442 genomic DNA includes:
- a CDS encoding metal-sensitive transcriptional regulator — MTTTEAAGPPVEDPSALPNPGPSASAASVDSAASAASADRVVTDHDRGVHGYHKQKDEHLKRLRRIEGQIRGLQRMVDEDVYCIDILTQVSASTKALQSFALQLLEEHLRHCVADAAVKGGDEIDAKVEEATKAIARMMRT, encoded by the coding sequence ATGACGACCACCGAGGCGGCCGGCCCCCCGGTCGAGGACCCTTCAGCCCTTCCGAACCCCGGCCCTTCGGCCTCCGCGGCCTCCGTGGACTCCGCGGCCTCCGCGGCCTCCGCGGACCGAGTGGTGACCGATCACGACCGCGGGGTGCACGGCTACCACAAGCAGAAGGACGAACACCTCAAGCGGCTGCGGCGCATCGAGGGCCAGATCCGCGGCCTGCAGCGGATGGTCGACGAAGACGTCTACTGCATCGACATACTCACCCAGGTCTCCGCGTCGACCAAGGCGTTGCAGTCCTTCGCACTCCAGCTCCTGGAGGAGCACCTGCGGCACTGCGTGGCCGACGCGGCGGTGAAGGGGGGCGACGAGATCGACGCGAAGGTGGAGGAGGCGACGAAGGCGATCGCCCGCATGATGCGCACCTAG
- a CDS encoding FAD-binding oxidoreductase, whose translation MRRRTLLTATAGTAATALAASACGGTAHPGPAPTRTAPTGPATAHPSSPSPSATPAPADWNALAHSLEGKLVRPGDADYAAARQLYNTRFDDQKPDAVAYVAHAGDVQECLAYARAHHTPLSVRSGGHDYAGWSSGTGRLVIDVSRLDSVSSDGTIGAGARLLDVYTGLAKSGRTIPGGSCPTVAVSGLTLGGGHGVTARAYGLACDSLTAVDLVTADGRKLTASEKQNPDLFWALRGAGNGNFGVVTGLTFRTHAAPQGVTAYLTWPWRQARAVVGAWQEWGPDQPDEIWSAAHLAAGAGGGAPTVTIAAFSLGSYGDLQNALDRLADRAGAPASSVSLHRTGFQDAMLLYGGCSTYSQAQCHLPGKTPGRSPQGVLQRETYAAKSDFHTKALPPDGIGQLLARAEEFTRIPASDNGGAGTIVLTALGGAINRVAPDATAFVHRTSRVLAQYIAAWRPGTSGATQRSWLTRTHDAMRPYVSGAAYQNYPDPALTDWRTAYYGAAAPRLTQLKKQYDPGRLFDFPQAL comes from the coding sequence ATGCGCCGCCGCACCCTCCTGACCGCAACCGCCGGCACCGCCGCAACCGCCCTCGCCGCCTCCGCCTGCGGCGGCACCGCGCACCCCGGGCCCGCGCCGACCCGTACCGCGCCGACCGGGCCCGCGACGGCCCACCCCTCGTCGCCGAGCCCCTCGGCAACCCCCGCCCCCGCCGACTGGAACGCCCTCGCCCACTCCCTCGAAGGCAAGCTCGTCCGCCCCGGCGACGCCGACTACGCCGCCGCCCGCCAGCTCTACAACACCCGCTTCGACGACCAGAAGCCCGACGCCGTCGCGTACGTGGCCCACGCCGGCGACGTACAGGAGTGCCTCGCGTACGCCCGCGCCCACCACACCCCGCTCTCCGTGCGCAGCGGCGGCCACGACTACGCGGGATGGTCATCGGGCACCGGGCGCCTCGTCATCGACGTGTCCCGGCTCGACTCCGTCTCCTCCGACGGCACGATCGGCGCGGGCGCCCGTCTCCTCGACGTCTACACCGGGCTCGCGAAGAGCGGCCGTACGATCCCCGGCGGCTCCTGCCCCACCGTCGCGGTCTCGGGCCTGACCCTGGGCGGCGGACACGGCGTCACGGCCCGCGCGTACGGGCTCGCCTGCGACAGCCTGACCGCCGTCGACCTCGTCACCGCCGATGGCCGGAAACTGACGGCGAGCGAGAAGCAGAACCCGGATCTCTTCTGGGCCCTGCGCGGCGCGGGCAACGGCAACTTCGGCGTGGTCACCGGCCTCACCTTCCGCACGCACGCCGCGCCGCAGGGCGTGACGGCCTATCTGACCTGGCCCTGGCGCCAGGCACGGGCGGTGGTCGGCGCCTGGCAGGAGTGGGGCCCGGACCAGCCCGACGAGATCTGGTCCGCCGCCCATCTGGCCGCCGGGGCCGGCGGCGGCGCTCCGACCGTCACCATCGCCGCGTTCTCGCTCGGTTCGTACGGCGATCTGCAGAACGCCCTCGACCGCCTCGCCGACCGCGCGGGCGCCCCCGCCTCCTCGGTGTCCCTGCACCGCACCGGCTTCCAGGACGCGATGCTGCTGTACGGAGGCTGCTCCACCTACAGCCAGGCCCAGTGCCACCTGCCCGGCAAGACCCCGGGCCGCTCCCCGCAGGGGGTGCTCCAGCGCGAGACGTACGCCGCGAAGTCCGACTTCCACACCAAGGCGCTGCCACCCGACGGCATAGGTCAACTCCTCGCCCGCGCGGAGGAGTTCACCCGTATCCCGGCTTCCGACAACGGCGGCGCCGGCACCATCGTGCTCACCGCGCTCGGCGGCGCGATCAACCGGGTCGCCCCGGACGCCACCGCCTTCGTCCACCGCACCTCGCGGGTGCTCGCCCAGTACATCGCGGCCTGGCGGCCGGGCACGTCGGGTGCGACCCAGCGGTCCTGGCTGACCCGCACGCACGACGCGATGCGCCCGTACGTCTCGGGCGCGGCCTACCAGAACTATCCGGACCCGGCACTCACCGACTGGCGCACGGCCTACTACGGCGCGGCCGCACCGCGCCTGACGCAGCTGAAGAAGCAGTACGACCCGGGCAGGCTCTTCGACTTCCCCCAAGCACTCTGA
- a CDS encoding phosphatase PAP2 family protein — protein MAGLAFDGANPDVGLLYDINGLAKDAPSWLDRVMAFVGEYGILLGLVLVVLWCWWSVRRAEDRQSAVTSVAGIVWAPLAASIAVLVNIPIRDFVGRPRPFLDHKGLDVLVGGKNDFSFVSDHATLAMAIGAGLFVANRKFGLIALGLALLEGFCRVYMGVHYPTDVVGGFALGTAVTLLLAPLAQLLLTPVVAAVARSRRLGLLVHSRRALTVVPAAAGGAVERPGSAERDLAA, from the coding sequence ATGGCTGGACTCGCATTCGACGGAGCGAATCCCGATGTCGGCCTGCTCTACGACATCAACGGGCTCGCCAAGGACGCCCCGTCCTGGCTCGACCGCGTCATGGCCTTCGTCGGGGAGTACGGCATCCTGCTCGGCCTCGTGCTCGTCGTGCTGTGGTGCTGGTGGAGCGTGCGGCGCGCGGAGGACCGGCAGTCCGCGGTCACCTCCGTCGCCGGGATCGTCTGGGCCCCGCTGGCCGCCTCGATCGCCGTCCTGGTCAACATTCCGATCCGCGACTTCGTGGGACGGCCGAGGCCCTTCCTCGACCACAAGGGGCTCGACGTCCTGGTCGGCGGCAAGAACGACTTCTCGTTCGTCAGTGACCACGCCACCCTCGCCATGGCGATCGGCGCCGGACTCTTCGTCGCCAACCGCAAGTTCGGCCTGATCGCGCTCGGCCTCGCCCTGCTCGAAGGGTTCTGCCGGGTCTACATGGGCGTGCACTACCCGACCGACGTCGTGGGCGGCTTCGCGCTCGGCACCGCCGTCACGCTGCTCCTCGCCCCACTCGCCCAGCTGCTGCTCACGCCGGTGGTGGCGGCCGTGGCCCGCTCGCGACGGCTCGGCCTGCTCGTGCACTCGCGCCGGGCGCTGACGGTGGTTCCGGCCGCGGCCGGCGGCGCGGTCGAACGGCCGGGCTCCGCCGAGCGCGACCTGGCGGCGTGA
- a CDS encoding bifunctional lytic transglycosylase/C40 family peptidase, protein MVGGIGFGVCLSFVALLVVGTYSAAAGLASAAGGAVGLAKGAVPALYQPLVQKWGTYCPALNPAMLAAQLYSESGWKTTAVSPVNAQGIAQFMPATWATHGIDGNGDGKRDIWDPADAIPSAASYDCELAKYVKDVPGDASDNMLASYNAGAYAVIKYNGVPPYAETQGYVKTIRSLEKSFAAPVGRVQPSQQAAGAIYYAQQKLGTPYLWGGEGTAEQGGRFDCSGLTQAAYQSVGITLPRVANDQYNAGPHPARNELLPGDLVFFSTDLGNSRAIHHVGLYVGGGYMINAPYTGAVIRFDKIDAPDYFGATRVTKDGAAALPTLKPGA, encoded by the coding sequence ATGGTCGGCGGGATCGGGTTCGGGGTGTGCCTGAGCTTCGTCGCGCTGCTCGTTGTCGGTACGTACTCGGCCGCCGCCGGGCTCGCCTCCGCCGCGGGCGGCGCGGTCGGGCTCGCCAAGGGCGCGGTGCCGGCGCTCTATCAGCCGCTCGTGCAGAAGTGGGGCACCTACTGCCCCGCGCTCAATCCCGCGATGCTCGCCGCCCAGCTCTACTCGGAGAGCGGCTGGAAGACCACCGCCGTCAGCCCGGTCAACGCGCAGGGCATCGCCCAGTTCATGCCCGCCACCTGGGCGACCCATGGCATCGACGGCAACGGCGACGGCAAGCGGGACATCTGGGATCCCGCGGATGCCATTCCGTCAGCCGCCTCCTACGACTGCGAATTGGCCAAATACGTCAAGGACGTACCCGGCGACGCGAGCGACAACATGCTGGCCTCCTACAACGCCGGCGCGTACGCCGTCATCAAGTACAACGGTGTTCCGCCGTACGCGGAGACCCAGGGGTACGTGAAGACGATCCGCTCCCTGGAGAAGAGCTTCGCCGCGCCCGTCGGCCGGGTGCAGCCCTCGCAGCAGGCGGCCGGGGCCATCTACTACGCGCAGCAGAAACTCGGCACGCCCTACCTGTGGGGTGGGGAGGGAACGGCCGAGCAGGGCGGTCGGTTCGACTGCTCCGGGTTGACGCAGGCCGCGTACCAGAGCGTCGGAATCACCTTGCCGCGTGTCGCCAACGACCAGTACAACGCGGGCCCGCACCCCGCGCGCAACGAGCTGCTCCCCGGTGACCTGGTCTTCTTCTCGACCGACCTCGGCAACTCGCGGGCCATCCACCACGTGGGGCTCTACGTGGGCGGCGGGTACATGATCAACGCTCCCTATACTGGCGCCGTCATCCGTTTCGACAAGATCGACGCACCCGACTACTTCGGTGCGACCCGGGTCACCAAGGACGGCGCGGCCGCGCTGCCGACCCTCAAGCCGGGGGCCTGA
- a CDS encoding trypsin-like serine peptidase gives MKRTGISGRKFATRRGRFSALSAAAVLLAIPTYGDHDAPSKGQTTTAPATAADARVGALFKGDLDGGHFCTASVVHSAGRDLIVTAAHCLSTDGSQDGGTVFAPAYRDGSAPYGTWPVESVYAADGWNEDGDQDSDVAFAVLGPGSDGGKRVEDVVGGAPLYTGRATGGPATVTGYPSDTEVPQVCTNTSVAYGDTQQRIDCPAFPGGTSGSPWVVEGGAVAGVIGGYEFGGDDPDVSYSIVFGPVTKSLYELAEAAGTPKPAAPSPAPSTAPSAAPAAGAADASGGGDASGGGDGSGGSGGDDAAGAAARMAGVQALVCACLLP, from the coding sequence ATGAAGCGCACTGGCATCTCCGGGAGGAAGTTCGCGACGCGGCGCGGAAGGTTCAGCGCCCTGTCGGCGGCGGCCGTTCTCCTGGCCATACCGACGTACGGCGACCATGACGCGCCGTCGAAGGGCCAGACCACGACCGCGCCGGCCACGGCGGCCGACGCCCGGGTGGGCGCGCTGTTCAAGGGGGACCTCGACGGCGGGCACTTCTGCACCGCGTCCGTGGTGCACAGCGCGGGCCGGGACCTCATCGTGACCGCCGCGCACTGCCTGTCCACGGACGGTTCCCAGGACGGAGGGACGGTGTTCGCGCCCGCCTACCGGGACGGTTCGGCGCCGTACGGGACGTGGCCGGTGGAGTCCGTCTACGCCGCCGACGGCTGGAACGAGGACGGCGACCAGGACAGCGACGTGGCCTTCGCGGTGCTCGGGCCCGGCTCGGACGGCGGCAAGCGGGTCGAGGACGTGGTGGGCGGCGCCCCGCTGTACACGGGCCGGGCGACCGGCGGGCCGGCGACCGTGACCGGGTACCCGTCCGACACCGAGGTGCCGCAGGTCTGCACGAACACGTCGGTGGCGTACGGGGACACGCAGCAGCGCATCGACTGTCCCGCCTTCCCCGGCGGGACCAGCGGCAGCCCCTGGGTCGTGGAGGGCGGGGCGGTGGCGGGGGTGATCGGCGGGTACGAGTTCGGCGGCGACGACCCCGACGTGTCGTACAGCATCGTCTTCGGGCCGGTCACCAAGTCGCTCTACGAACTCGCGGAGGCGGCGGGCACTCCGAAGCCGGCGGCCCCTTCACCCGCGCCCTCGACCGCTCCGTCGGCAGCGCCCGCGGCCGGTGCCGCCGACGCGAGTGGCGGGGGCGACGCGAGTGGCGGGGGCGACGGGAGTGGCGGGAGTGGCGGGGACGACGCGGCCGGTGCGGCCGCCAGGATGGCGGGGGTTCAGGCACTGGTCTGTGCCTGCCTGTTGCCGTGA
- a CDS encoding SCO6880 family protein: MTTQSQPVAPRRTYLIGRARPSAVVGKNRETGEIALIIGGAFLGMMCGLLVPVLSLRIVLLMGFPFLALAAVYLPYKHRTFYKWFEINRSYKRSLRRGTAYRSGSPEAGVRLDGREIEVGPPPGIGHITWLAAPFGPDEIAVLLHADRRTVTAAIEIEGPGVGLRDSEDQEALVDRFGTLLKHVANGDGFVTRLQMLARTLPADPDAHAKDVAQRGDTKAPEWLQDSYEQLQSMVSTSSEQHRAYLVACMQYSRELAAEANAMARAANPHGRKLDRDAGLAVVMAREVTDICARLAEADIRVRQPLGQSRLASLVHSMYDPDHPIDHIQAMTKRNAWPAELDAMEPTFLQAKTRESSTRAPWCHATAWVKEWPMTPVGVNFLAPLLVHTPDVIRTVAVCMDLEPTEVAIERMLTEKTNDEAEASRAAKMNRTVDPRDIAAHGRLDQRGEDLASGAAGVNLVGYITVSSRSPEALARDKRTIRASAGKSYLKLEWCDREHHRAFVNTLPFATGIRR; the protein is encoded by the coding sequence TTGACGACCCAGTCCCAGCCGGTCGCGCCCCGCCGCACGTATCTGATCGGCCGCGCCAGGCCATCGGCCGTCGTCGGCAAGAACCGGGAGACCGGCGAGATCGCACTGATCATCGGCGGCGCCTTCCTCGGCATGATGTGCGGGCTGCTCGTCCCGGTCCTGTCCCTGCGCATCGTGCTCCTGATGGGCTTCCCGTTCCTGGCGCTCGCCGCGGTCTACCTGCCGTACAAGCACCGCACGTTCTACAAGTGGTTCGAGATCAACCGCAGTTACAAGCGCTCGCTGCGCCGCGGCACCGCCTACCGCTCGGGTTCCCCCGAGGCCGGCGTACGGCTCGACGGGCGCGAGATCGAGGTCGGGCCGCCGCCCGGGATCGGGCACATCACCTGGCTCGCCGCGCCCTTCGGCCCCGATGAGATCGCCGTCCTGCTGCACGCCGACCGGCGTACCGTCACCGCCGCGATCGAGATCGAGGGCCCCGGCGTCGGCCTGCGCGACAGCGAGGACCAGGAGGCGCTTGTCGACCGGTTCGGCACGCTGCTCAAGCACGTCGCCAACGGCGACGGCTTCGTGACGCGCCTTCAGATGCTGGCCCGCACCCTGCCCGCCGACCCCGACGCCCACGCCAAGGACGTCGCCCAGCGCGGCGACACCAAGGCCCCCGAGTGGCTCCAGGACTCCTACGAGCAGCTCCAGTCGATGGTGTCCACCTCCAGCGAGCAGCACCGCGCCTACCTCGTCGCCTGCATGCAGTACAGCCGCGAACTCGCCGCCGAGGCCAACGCGATGGCCCGCGCCGCCAACCCGCACGGCCGCAAACTCGACCGCGACGCCGGCCTCGCCGTCGTCATGGCGCGCGAAGTCACCGACATCTGCGCCCGGTTGGCGGAGGCCGACATCCGGGTGCGCCAGCCGCTCGGCCAGAGCCGGCTCGCCTCCCTCGTGCACTCCATGTACGACCCCGACCACCCCATCGACCACATCCAGGCCATGACCAAGCGCAACGCCTGGCCGGCCGAGCTCGACGCGATGGAGCCCACCTTCCTCCAGGCCAAGACCCGTGAGTCCTCCACGCGGGCGCCCTGGTGCCACGCCACGGCGTGGGTGAAGGAGTGGCCGATGACCCCGGTCGGCGTCAACTTCCTTGCCCCGTTGCTCGTCCACACCCCGGACGTGATCCGCACGGTCGCCGTCTGCATGGACCTGGAGCCGACCGAGGTCGCCATCGAGCGCATGCTCACGGAGAAGACCAACGACGAGGCCGAGGCGTCCCGCGCGGCCAAGATGAACCGCACCGTCGACCCCCGCGACATCGCCGCCCACGGCCGTCTCGACCAGCGCGGCGAGGACCTCGCCAGCGGCGCCGCCGGCGTCAACCTGGTCGGCTACATCACGGTCTCCTCGCGCTCGCCGGAAGCACTGGCCCGCGACAAGCGGACCATCAGAGCCTCCGCAGGCAAGTCCTATCTGAAGCTGGAGTGGTGCGACCGCGAGCACCACCGGGCCTTCGTCAACACCTTGCCGTTCGCGACCGGAATCCGCCGCTAG
- a CDS encoding ATP-binding protein — protein MRDPLSLITDAFTALLFGKVETTRLPVRTSTGQAQAVYLPTAAPGLGDSGVIIGREVYSGKGYIYDPFQLYGQQLPAPHWLVLGESGNGKSALEKTYVLRQLRFRDRQVVVLDAQGEDGVGEWNLIARELGITPIRLDPMTAMDGGIRLNPLDPAITTTGQLALLRTIIEVAMGHGLDERSGFALKVAHAYVNATITDRQPVLTDIVEQLRHPEAESAEAMNVDIEDVRAWGLDVALVLDRLVDGDLRGMFDGPTTIGIDLDAPLIVFDLSHIDRNSIAMPILMAIVGVWLEHTWIRPDRKKRIFLVEEAWHIINSPFVAQLFQRLLKFGRRLGLSFVAVVHHLSDVVDGAAAREAAAILKMASTRTIYAQKADEARATGRVLGLPRWAVEIIPTLTPGIAVWDVNGNVQVVKHLITERERPLVFTDRAMTESAATDGILASELDSQLESETERRAAMMERQLSAAPDSSESTVA, from the coding sequence ATGCGAGATCCGCTGTCTCTCATCACCGACGCCTTCACCGCCCTGCTCTTCGGCAAGGTGGAGACCACCCGGCTGCCCGTCCGCACCTCCACGGGCCAGGCCCAGGCCGTCTACCTGCCGACCGCCGCCCCCGGCCTCGGCGACTCCGGCGTGATCATCGGGCGCGAGGTCTACAGCGGCAAGGGCTACATCTACGACCCCTTCCAGCTGTACGGACAGCAGCTCCCGGCCCCGCACTGGCTGGTGCTCGGCGAGTCCGGCAACGGCAAGTCGGCGCTCGAGAAGACGTACGTCCTGCGGCAGTTGAGGTTCCGCGACCGCCAGGTCGTCGTGCTCGACGCGCAGGGTGAGGACGGCGTCGGCGAGTGGAACCTCATCGCGCGCGAGCTGGGGATAACCCCCATCCGGCTCGACCCGATGACCGCGATGGACGGCGGCATCCGGCTCAACCCCCTGGACCCGGCGATCACCACGACCGGCCAGCTCGCACTGCTTCGAACGATCATCGAAGTGGCGATGGGTCACGGCCTGGACGAACGATCGGGCTTCGCCCTCAAGGTGGCGCACGCCTACGTCAACGCCACCATCACGGACCGCCAGCCGGTCCTGACCGACATCGTGGAGCAACTCCGCCACCCCGAGGCCGAGTCGGCCGAGGCGATGAACGTCGACATAGAAGACGTACGCGCCTGGGGCCTGGACGTCGCCCTCGTCCTCGACCGCCTGGTGGACGGCGACCTGCGCGGCATGTTCGACGGCCCGACGACGATCGGCATCGACCTGGACGCCCCCCTGATCGTCTTCGACCTCTCGCACATCGACCGCAACTCGATCGCGATGCCGATCCTGATGGCGATCGTGGGCGTCTGGCTGGAGCACACCTGGATCCGCCCCGACCGGAAGAAGCGCATCTTCCTGGTCGAGGAGGCCTGGCACATCATCAACAGCCCCTTCGTGGCCCAGCTCTTCCAGCGCCTGCTCAAGTTCGGCCGCCGGCTCGGCCTGTCCTTCGTGGCCGTCGTCCACCACCTCTCCGACGTCGTGGACGGAGCGGCGGCCAGGGAAGCGGCCGCGATCCTGAAGATGGCCTCGACCAGAACGATCTACGCGCAGAAGGCGGACGAGGCGAGGGCGACGGGCCGGGTCCTCGGCCTGCCACGCTGGGCGGTGGAGATCATCCCGACCCTCACGCCCGGCATCGCCGTATGGGACGTGAACGGCAACGTCCAAGTGGTCAAGCACCTGATCACGGAACGCGAACGCCCGCTGGTCTTCACCGACCGCGCCATGACGGAGTCCGCGGCCACGGACGGCATCCTCGCCTCGGAGCTGGACTCCCAGCTCGAATCGGAGACGGAACGCCGCGCGGCCATGATGGAGCGACAGCTGTCCGCCGCCCCCGACTCCTCCGAGTCCACGGTGGCCTGA
- a CDS encoding type VI secretion protein, translating to MSGTGAPRDNQRGIPDSLLVGLLAFLLGLTVLVWTATGLGGLFTHGAWPPGVSFTQSPMALRALVTAPHDLPAAWPDTPPLSLPGYGLFWGLLIGELLIAIVLTIFALGTFTRWRAVRARTRAAGRPAGTSPATTQPAAGTPLTAPHPAQPVQQAAPAAPVQYAQPAHPAQPLQPVQHAYPAQATQPGAPEQPQSPYAPTPYAQSPYAQGSPQPEHVQAPQPAQAQAQAGQLPPTARESALPSAWPVGTVEPTDSATTAGSAGSVGSVGSVGSAEHLPVPRAEQLSASRLFFGPPDSRRPRAIQAIQDADGAVLVVTSDPVLWAETKDARAKLGPVHVYDPTHRCDTPARLHWSPTAGCADPDTAAARAVALLAPVRPQARVDAAMADTAETLLRSWLHAAALESRDGRATKQLHRWAQGTAAHEAVRILRTHPKAQSGGAGLLESALTAHPERREIAQELTARALSCLSSIHIRDACTPNRADSLALESFVNEGGTLYVVGEAIEDPRSDPAAMPLLTALTSDVVERGRRMAERSSDGRLDPPMTLVLDDVAAVAPLPRLPELLSNGQDQGMPPLVLLRSPEQARARWSEALV from the coding sequence ATGAGCGGAACCGGAGCACCGAGAGACAACCAGCGCGGCATCCCGGACTCGCTCCTGGTCGGCCTGCTGGCCTTCCTGCTCGGCCTGACCGTGCTGGTGTGGACGGCCACGGGCCTGGGTGGCCTCTTCACCCATGGCGCGTGGCCGCCAGGCGTATCGTTCACGCAGAGCCCGATGGCCCTGCGCGCCCTGGTCACCGCCCCGCACGACCTCCCGGCGGCCTGGCCCGACACCCCGCCCCTCTCGCTCCCGGGCTACGGACTGTTCTGGGGTCTGCTCATCGGCGAACTGCTCATCGCGATCGTCCTGACGATCTTCGCGCTCGGCACGTTCACGCGGTGGCGGGCGGTACGGGCGAGGACGAGGGCCGCCGGCCGCCCCGCCGGTACGAGCCCCGCCACCACCCAGCCGGCCGCGGGAACCCCGCTCACGGCTCCTCACCCCGCCCAGCCGGTACAGCAGGCAGCGCCAGCCGCGCCGGTTCAGTACGCGCAGCCCGCCCATCCCGCGCAGCCTCTGCAACCCGTACAGCACGCCTATCCCGCACAGGCGACGCAGCCCGGCGCCCCCGAGCAGCCCCAGAGCCCGTACGCCCCAACTCCGTACGCCCAGAGCCCGTACGCCCAAGGGTCCCCGCAGCCGGAGCACGTCCAGGCTCCGCAGCCTGCGCAGGCGCAGGCACAGGCGGGCCAACTCCCGCCGACCGCACGGGAGTCCGCCCTCCCCTCTGCGTGGCCCGTAGGGACGGTGGAGCCGACGGATTCGGCGACCACGGCAGGCTCGGCGGGCTCGGTTGGCTCGGTTGGCTCGGTTGGCTCGGCGGAGCACCTCCCCGTCCCCCGCGCCGAACAGCTCTCCGCCTCGCGTCTGTTCTTCGGCCCTCCCGACAGCAGAAGACCCAGGGCGATCCAGGCGATCCAGGATGCGGACGGCGCGGTCCTCGTGGTCACGTCGGACCCCGTCCTGTGGGCAGAAACCAAGGACGCCCGCGCCAAGCTCGGCCCGGTGCACGTCTACGACCCGACCCACCGCTGCGACACCCCGGCCCGCCTGCACTGGTCACCCACGGCCGGCTGCGCGGATCCCGACACCGCGGCGGCGCGGGCGGTCGCCCTGCTGGCCCCTGTACGCCCCCAGGCCCGCGTGGACGCCGCCATGGCGGACACCGCGGAGACCCTCCTGCGCTCCTGGCTGCACGCCGCCGCCCTGGAGAGCCGCGACGGCCGGGCCACGAAGCAGTTGCACCGCTGGGCCCAGGGAACGGCCGCCCACGAGGCCGTACGCATCCTGCGCACCCACCCCAAGGCGCAGAGCGGCGGAGCGGGGCTCCTGGAGTCCGCTCTCACCGCGCATCCCGAACGACGTGAGATCGCACAGGAGTTGACGGCTCGCGCCCTCTCCTGTCTCTCCTCGATCCACATCCGCGACGCCTGCACACCGAACCGAGCGGATTCGCTCGCCCTGGAATCATTTGTGAACGAGGGGGGCACCCTCTATGTGGTGGGCGAAGCGATCGAGGATCCCCGGTCCGACCCCGCCGCGATGCCCCTGCTCACGGCGCTCACCTCAGACGTGGTCGAGCGCGGCCGCCGCATGGCCGAACGGTCATCTGACGGTCGCCTCGACCCACCAATGACGCTCGTCCTCGACGACGTCGCGGCCGTGGCTCCGCTTCCCCGCCTCCCGGAGCTGCTGTCGAACGGCCAGGACCAGGGCATGCCGCCCCTGGTCCTGCTCCGCTCCCCCGAACAGGCCAGGGCCCGCTGGTCCGAAGCCCTGGTCTGA
- a CDS encoding GNAT family N-acetyltransferase, whose product MDYLIRPVRADEWLRMKELRLVALADPVAPVAFLETTEQALARPDSFWQERTAGVSHGTSARQFVAETPDGELVGTVVVLVEAVGERDIFGTEITAPQAHLVGVFVRAEHRGVGLTERLFEAAVDWAWTLEAPPVERVRLYVHQDNPRAQGFYRKIGFVATGLVAPLDNKAGGVDLEMELVRAA is encoded by the coding sequence ATGGACTATCTGATTCGCCCCGTCCGTGCCGATGAATGGCTGCGGATGAAGGAGTTGCGCCTGGTCGCGCTGGCCGACCCGGTTGCGCCTGTCGCTTTCCTGGAGACCACGGAGCAGGCTCTGGCCCGCCCGGACTCGTTCTGGCAGGAGCGGACCGCAGGGGTCTCGCACGGCACCTCGGCCCGGCAGTTCGTTGCCGAGACGCCGGACGGCGAGCTGGTGGGCACGGTCGTCGTGCTGGTGGAAGCGGTCGGTGAGAGGGACATCTTCGGCACGGAGATCACCGCACCGCAGGCGCATCTGGTGGGTGTGTTCGTGCGCGCCGAACACCGTGGGGTCGGCCTGACCGAGCGGCTCTTCGAGGCCGCGGTGGACTGGGCCTGGACGCTGGAGGCGCCGCCCGTCGAGCGCGTCAGGCTCTACGTCCACCAGGACAACCCGCGTGCCCAGGGCTTCTACCGCAAGATCGGCTTCGTCGCGACGGGGCTTGTCGCCCCGCTCGACAACAAGGCCGGCGGCGTCGACCTGGAGATGGAGCTCGTACGGGCTGCCTGA
- a CDS encoding MarR family winged helix-turn-helix transcriptional regulator: protein MAETTEPDGSDGPQEPTLDEQIAAYQREYRDLDPQVEKVVSALGRLNRRMNVAYGRQVAALGISNAEWEVLKTLLLAGEPYRLGPGELAKRLGLTPAAMTHRIDRMAGEGLVTRDRDENNRVRVIVELTDEGRTKWLEAMRMASDFEEDLLQDLTSEERGVLGEMLIRLLRRVEHAQPDAGGRLTDLD, encoded by the coding sequence ATGGCTGAGACCACCGAGCCCGACGGGTCCGACGGCCCCCAGGAGCCGACCCTCGACGAACAGATCGCCGCGTATCAGCGCGAGTACCGCGACCTCGACCCACAGGTGGAGAAGGTCGTCTCGGCACTGGGCCGCCTGAACCGCCGCATGAACGTGGCGTACGGCCGCCAGGTCGCCGCACTCGGCATCAGCAACGCCGAGTGGGAGGTGCTCAAGACCCTGCTCCTCGCCGGTGAGCCCTACCGCCTGGGCCCCGGCGAACTGGCCAAGCGCCTCGGCCTCACGCCGGCCGCCATGACGCACCGCATCGACCGGATGGCCGGCGAGGGCCTGGTGACGCGCGACCGCGACGAGAACAACAGGGTCCGCGTCATCGTCGAGCTGACCGACGAGGGCCGTACGAAGTGGCTGGAGGCCATGCGGATGGCCAGCGACTTCGAGGAGGACCTGCTCCAGGACCTCACCTCGGAGGAGCGCGGGGTGCTCGGCGAGATGCTGATCCGCCTCCTGCGCAGGGTGGAGCACGCCCAGCCGGACGCCGGCGGCCGCCTCACGGACCTCGACTGA